A stretch of the Oncorhynchus clarkii lewisi isolate Uvic-CL-2024 chromosome 9, UVic_Ocla_1.0, whole genome shotgun sequence genome encodes the following:
- the LOC139415762 gene encoding butyrophilin subfamily 1 member A1-like isoform X2, whose translation MKTFPTSAVWYFGILFISVSLITTESSEVQVVGPADRVVALAGDDIILPCSLKPNVSAENMTVQWTRLNLKGTEIPHLYRDNRDSYADQSTSYKRRTSMFHEELKNGNVSLMLKRVTLSDAGSYWCFIPTLMKETTVQLFVGAVSQPVISINGTKDWGVVLKCESGGWFPEPEMEWLDSSGTILPADGPLERHRDSEGRYTVRRHVTVVNTDTNRFTCRVHQTEINHLKETEIHVPDDVFPKLPYRWKVGLIAAAVVVLLAASILFFYSICVYMWRKHTGEFNLDL comes from the exons AGTCGTCTGAGGTTCAGGTTGTTGGACCGGCTGACCGAGTCGTTGCCTTAGCTGGTGATGACATCATTCTACCATGTTCCCTGAAACCCAATGTCAGCGCTGAGAACATGACAGTGCAGTGGACCAGATTGAACCTGAAAGGAACAGAAATCCCCCATCTTTACCGTGACAATCGAGACTCCTATGCGGATCAGTCTACATCCTACAAGAGAAGAACATCAATGTTTCATGAAGAACTGAAGAACGGCAACGTCTCCTTAATGCTGAAAAGAGTTACTCTCTCTGATGCTGGAAGCTACTGGTGCTTCATTCCAACACTGATGAAGGAAACCACCGTTCAACTCTTTGTTG gtgctgtatctcagccagtgatctctaTTAATGGAACTAAAGACTGGGGGGTGGTCCTGAAGTGTGAGTCTGGAGGCTGGTTTCCTGAACCTGAGATGGAGTGGCTGGACAGTTCTGGAACCATCCTACCTGCTGATGGACCTCTAGAGAGACACAGGGACTCAGAGGGCCGCTACACTGTGAGACGACATGTCACCGTGGTCAATACTGACACCAACAGGTTCACCTGTAGAGTTCACCAGACGGAGATCAACCACCTGAAGGAGACTGAGATTCATGTCCCAG ATGACGTGTTTCCTAAATTACCCTACAGGTGGAAGGTTGGTCTAATAGCAGCAGCTGTTGTCGTTCTTCTTGCAGCTTCTATTCTATTCTTCTATTCTATTTGTGTCTACATGTGGAGAAAACATACAGGTGAGTTTAACCTCGATCTCTGA